A section of the Chryseobacterium ginsenosidimutans genome encodes:
- a CDS encoding helix-turn-helix domain-containing protein, with translation MDKMNLLSIVTVLSLFISFFLAFFLLTVKTANKTSNRIFACFLLISAIDTSEPLISQFTDGPSNLGIFRTTLAFLQIPTFYLYVLSVCYYDFKWKPEYLVHLIPFLVVNLAFVPRFYAVDLDSKINFIINRQNMIELKFIHWLFHFQISIYFTAVFILLRKVKKLYLENNSGGKSNSYNWLFQFASILTALYLIVILKNIFKFSDYPYISDWIKFGILALQPFIICWYLYKALNNPGLFRNIDSKLKLVSDLILEEKNIEPETLNEDLSKLKKYMAAEKPFLNPALTIQDIANAIDVPVRELSVLVNHQLGQHFYDFVNTYRIENAMEILKDQSKSKVTILEILYEVGFNSKSSFNTAFKKHTGNTPTEYRKIL, from the coding sequence ATGGATAAGATGAATTTATTAAGTATTGTGACAGTACTCTCTCTGTTCATTTCATTTTTTTTGGCGTTTTTTCTGTTGACAGTAAAGACAGCGAACAAAACCAGCAACCGTATTTTTGCTTGTTTCCTGCTGATTAGTGCGATTGATACGAGCGAACCATTAATCAGTCAATTTACAGATGGGCCATCGAATCTTGGAATATTCAGGACTACACTTGCGTTTTTGCAAATCCCTACTTTTTATTTGTATGTTTTGTCGGTTTGTTATTACGATTTTAAGTGGAAACCGGAATATCTCGTTCATCTGATTCCTTTTTTGGTGGTGAACCTTGCTTTCGTACCTCGTTTTTATGCAGTCGACTTAGATTCTAAGATTAATTTCATCATTAATCGTCAAAATATGATCGAGTTAAAATTTATTCATTGGCTCTTTCATTTTCAAATTTCAATCTATTTTACGGCAGTTTTTATATTGTTAAGAAAAGTAAAAAAGCTTTATCTTGAAAATAATTCGGGCGGCAAAAGTAATTCTTACAACTGGCTTTTTCAGTTTGCGAGTATTCTCACTGCACTTTATCTGATTGTTATTTTAAAGAATATTTTCAAATTTTCAGATTATCCTTACATTTCAGATTGGATTAAATTTGGGATTCTCGCCTTGCAACCTTTCATCATTTGTTGGTATCTGTATAAAGCGCTGAATAATCCCGGACTTTTCAGAAATATTGATTCTAAATTGAAGCTTGTTTCTGATTTGATTTTGGAAGAGAAAAATATCGAGCCGGAAACGCTGAATGAAGATCTCTCGAAATTGAAAAAATATATGGCAGCCGAAAAGCCATTTTTAAATCCTGCCTTGACGATTCAGGATATTGCGAATGCGATTGATGTTCCGGTTCGGGAATTATCGGTTTTGGTCAATCATCAGTTGGGACAGCATTTTTATGATTTTGTGAATACATACCGTATCGAAAATGCAATGGAAATTCTGAAAGATCAATCAAAATCAAAGGTTACAATTCTTGAAATTTTGTATGAAGTTGGTTTTAATTCAAAATCTTCCTTCAATACTGCTTTTAAAAAACACACAGGAAACACGCCGACAGAATATCGCAAAATACTGTAA
- a CDS encoding M3 family metallopeptidase codes for MNILTEKFNTPYHSAPFNTIKNEDYLPAFKELIQKSEEEINAIVNNTEEPTFENVIEALAYSGEQLDLASNIFFNLNSAETSDELQQIAQEVSPILTEYSSKISQNEALFNKIKKVYDEKENYHLNEEQQMLLNETYKGFVRSGALLNEEDKEKLKKISMDLSLKSLQFGQNVLASTNNYFKHITQKEDLAGIPDAILEQYAEEAKERNLEGWVVTLQYPSYIPFMTYAENRELRKEIALANGKKSFDGGEFDNQNLIKELLTLKQQKAELLGYSNYADYVLEERMAKSPTKVLDFLNELLTKAKPYAEKEIEELRSLAKADGIDEIHAYDHAFYAEKLRKAKYDLNDEELKPYFPLNQVQDAVFGLAKTLFGLTFEERNDIPKYHEDVKVYEVKENGDYKSLLYVDYFPRKGKRAGAWMTSYKSQYQKDGENSRPHISIVCNFSKPTKDTPSLLTFQEVTTLFHEFGHALHGMLANTQYPTLSGTSVKWDFVELPSQFLENFCYEPEFLKTFAKHYKTGEILPDEKIEKIAQSKNFMEGYQTMRQIGFGLLDMNYHTKVAELANETVKEFEDQYTKATQLYPANPETAMSPSFSHIFQGGYSAGYYSYKWAEVLDADAFQYFKENGIFNSEIAAKYKVVLSSGGTKDPMELYKSFRGSEPKVESLLKRAFG; via the coding sequence ATGAATATTTTAACTGAAAAATTTAACACGCCATATCATTCCGCACCATTCAATACGATTAAAAATGAAGATTATCTTCCTGCTTTTAAGGAATTAATTCAAAAATCAGAAGAAGAAATCAATGCAATCGTCAACAATACCGAAGAACCGACTTTCGAAAATGTGATTGAGGCATTAGCATATTCGGGTGAACAGCTGGATTTGGCTTCCAATATATTTTTCAATTTAAATTCTGCTGAAACGAGTGACGAATTGCAGCAAATCGCTCAGGAAGTTTCTCCGATTTTAACCGAATATTCTTCAAAAATTTCTCAAAACGAAGCACTTTTCAACAAAATAAAAAAAGTGTACGACGAAAAAGAGAACTATCATCTGAATGAAGAACAGCAAATGCTTTTGAATGAAACCTACAAAGGATTTGTGAGAAGCGGTGCATTACTAAATGAAGAAGACAAAGAGAAACTAAAGAAAATCAGTATGGATTTGTCTTTAAAATCGCTTCAGTTCGGACAAAATGTGTTGGCCTCAACGAATAATTATTTCAAACATATTACTCAGAAAGAAGATTTGGCGGGAATTCCGGATGCTATTTTGGAACAATATGCCGAAGAAGCAAAAGAAAGAAATCTGGAAGGCTGGGTGGTGACCTTGCAGTATCCAAGTTACATTCCGTTCATGACGTATGCTGAAAATCGTGAATTAAGAAAAGAAATCGCACTGGCCAACGGTAAAAAATCTTTCGACGGCGGCGAATTTGACAATCAGAATTTAATAAAAGAGCTTCTTACCTTAAAACAGCAAAAAGCAGAATTATTAGGTTATAGCAATTATGCAGATTATGTTTTGGAAGAAAGAATGGCAAAATCTCCGACAAAAGTGCTGGATTTTTTAAATGAATTGCTAACCAAAGCAAAACCTTACGCAGAAAAAGAAATCGAAGAACTACGATCTTTGGCAAAAGCTGATGGAATTGATGAAATACACGCTTACGACCACGCTTTTTATGCCGAAAAACTTCGTAAAGCAAAATATGATCTGAATGATGAAGAATTAAAACCTTACTTCCCGTTGAATCAGGTTCAGGATGCCGTTTTTGGGTTGGCAAAAACATTATTCGGATTAACTTTTGAAGAAAGAAATGACATTCCGAAATATCATGAAGACGTAAAAGTGTATGAGGTGAAAGAAAACGGCGACTATAAATCTTTATTATACGTAGATTATTTTCCGAGAAAAGGCAAAAGAGCCGGAGCTTGGATGACGAGCTACAAAAGCCAGTATCAAAAAGATGGTGAAAATTCCCGTCCGCATATTTCCATTGTCTGTAATTTTAGCAAACCGACAAAAGATACACCGAGTTTATTGACGTTTCAAGAAGTGACGACTTTGTTCCATGAATTTGGCCATGCGCTTCACGGAATGTTAGCCAACACACAATATCCTACCCTTTCGGGAACTTCTGTAAAATGGGATTTTGTGGAATTGCCTTCTCAATTTCTTGAAAATTTCTGTTATGAGCCGGAATTCTTAAAAACTTTCGCCAAACATTACAAAACAGGAGAAATTTTACCGGACGAGAAAATTGAGAAAATTGCTCAGTCGAAAAACTTTATGGAAGGATATCAAACCATGAGACAGATTGGTTTCGGATTGTTGGATATGAATTACCACACGAAAGTTGCGGAACTGGCCAATGAAACAGTAAAAGAATTTGAAGACCAATATACAAAAGCAACACAATTATACCCGGCAAATCCTGAAACAGCGATGAGTCCGAGTTTTTCACACATTTTCCAGGGTGGATATTCTGCGGGATATTATTCTTACAAATGGGCGGAAGTTCTGGATGCCGATGCTTTCCAGTATTTTAAAGAAAACGGAATTTTCAATTCTGAAATTGCTGCAAAATATAAAGTTGTTCTTTCTTCCGGCGGTACAAAAGATCCGATGGAATTGTATAAGAGTTTCAGGGGAAGCGAACCGAAAGTGGAAAGTTTGCTGAAGAGGGCGTTTGGGTAA
- a CDS encoding SRPBCC family protein: protein MKTILKILGVIILLIIVYAVIAMLAFGKDYHYEKSIVINAPKEKVWQQISSMKAFNQWNPWMKLDKTMKITYTGNAGEVGDKYCWDSKNDDAGAGCQEIKELVLNEKQKTEMTFIKPFEGQATSEIVLSPVGNATKVTWTMDTEQDPMMKIMRPMMDYQMGKSYEEGLNNLKALVEK from the coding sequence ATGAAAACAATCTTAAAAATTCTTGGTGTAATTATCCTTTTAATTATTGTGTATGCTGTAATCGCCATGTTGGCTTTCGGCAAAGATTATCATTATGAAAAATCAATAGTAATTAATGCTCCTAAAGAAAAAGTCTGGCAGCAGATAAGCTCTATGAAAGCTTTTAACCAGTGGAATCCGTGGATGAAATTAGATAAAACGATGAAAATCACGTATACCGGAAATGCCGGAGAGGTAGGAGATAAATACTGCTGGGACAGTAAAAATGATGATGCAGGAGCGGGTTGTCAGGAAATTAAAGAATTAGTTTTAAACGAAAAGCAAAAAACAGAAATGACTTTTATAAAACCTTTTGAAGGTCAGGCAACCTCTGAAATCGTTTTGTCTCCTGTAGGTAACGCTACAAAAGTAACCTGGACCATGGATACTGAGCAAGATCCTATGATGAAAATAATGAGACCAATGATGGATTATCAAATGGGAAAATCTTATGAAGAGGGTTTAAATAATTTGAAAGCGTTGGTAGAAAAATAA
- a CDS encoding nitroreductase family protein has protein sequence MNKAEVLKEIIEQRKSIFPKDYTDAEISQEILDEILNSATFAPNHKRTKPWRFKIFKGEEKARLALEMQSIYKNSQPEHLFLEKKYNDIGFKINKADAVVSIVVNFSGMVPEWEEIAAVSMAVQNMYLTCTANGIGCYWSSPKIVDQLKNSLTIEENQKCLGLFYMGVI, from the coding sequence ATGAACAAAGCAGAAGTTTTAAAGGAAATTATAGAGCAAAGAAAGAGCATCTTTCCAAAAGATTATACAGACGCAGAAATTTCTCAGGAAATTCTTGATGAGATTTTAAATTCAGCGACATTTGCTCCCAATCATAAACGTACAAAACCTTGGCGTTTCAAAATATTCAAAGGGGAAGAAAAAGCAAGATTAGCTTTAGAAATGCAGTCTATTTACAAAAACTCTCAGCCAGAACATCTTTTTTTGGAGAAGAAATATAACGATATCGGTTTTAAAATCAACAAAGCTGATGCGGTAGTTTCTATTGTTGTTAATTTCAGCGGAATGGTTCCTGAGTGGGAAGAAATCGCGGCAGTTTCAATGGCGGTTCAGAATATGTACCTTACCTGTACTGCAAACGGAATCGGCTGTTATTGGAGCTCTCCGAAAATTGTAGATCAATTGAAAAATTCTTTAACAATCGAAGAAAATCAAAAGTGTTTGGGGCTTTTCTATATGGGAGTAATCTAA
- a CDS encoding 30S ribosomal protein S16 codes for MSVKIRLQRHGKKGKPFFHIVVADSRARRDGKFIEKLGTYNPITNPATIDLNVDSAVKWLNNGAQPTDTARAILSYKGALYKKHLQGGVAKGAFDEAEAEKRFNAWLEAKDSKVQGKVEGLVQSKADAKKAALDAEVKVNEARVAAAAQVEADAKAAEEAANAPAEETVAEGEAPAAESTEENTEA; via the coding sequence ATGTCAGTAAAAATCAGATTACAAAGACACGGTAAAAAAGGAAAACCTTTTTTCCACATCGTGGTTGCAGATTCTAGAGCTAGAAGAGATGGTAAATTCATCGAGAAGTTAGGAACTTACAACCCAATTACTAACCCTGCGACTATCGATTTGAACGTTGATTCTGCTGTGAAGTGGTTAAACAACGGTGCTCAGCCAACTGATACTGCAAGAGCTATCCTTTCTTATAAAGGTGCACTTTACAAAAAACACTTACAAGGTGGTGTTGCTAAAGGAGCTTTTGATGAGGCTGAAGCTGAAAAAAGATTCAATGCTTGGTTAGAAGCTAAAGATTCTAAAGTACAAGGTAAAGTAGAAGGTTTGGTTCAGTCTAAAGCTGATGCTAAGAAAGCTGCTTTGGACGCTGAAGTAAAAGTAAACGAAGCTAGAGTTGCTGCTGCTGCACAAGTTGAGGCTGATGCTAAAGCTGCTGAAGAAGCTGCAAACGCACCTGCTGAAGAAACTGTTGCTGAAGGAGAAGCTCCTGCGGCTGAATCTACAGAAGAAAACACTGAAGCTTAA
- the rimM gene encoding ribosome maturation factor RimM (Essential for efficient processing of 16S rRNA), with translation MRKEDCYLLGKITRRHGLAGNVILKLDTDQPELYNKLESIFVEINGLLVPFFIAKSSWSKLDALNIAFKNSTEALVDQSLGKNVYLPLTSLPKLSGKQFYYHEIIGYNIFDENDNDCGVIRSVNDQTAQIYFVTNLDGKEVVIPMIKDWIIEVNREERFIKMQLPEGLIDVFLVPSKKDE, from the coding sequence ATGCGTAAAGAAGATTGCTATTTATTAGGAAAAATCACACGCAGACACGGACTTGCGGGAAACGTTATCCTTAAACTGGATACCGATCAACCCGAGCTTTACAATAAACTGGAATCAATATTCGTTGAAATCAACGGATTATTGGTTCCTTTTTTTATTGCAAAATCTTCTTGGAGCAAATTGGATGCTCTGAATATTGCCTTTAAAAATTCTACAGAAGCTTTGGTAGACCAATCTTTAGGGAAAAATGTCTACTTGCCATTGACTTCATTACCAAAACTTTCCGGAAAACAATTCTACTATCACGAAATTATTGGATACAATATTTTCGATGAAAATGATAATGACTGTGGTGTTATAAGATCTGTGAATGATCAGACTGCTCAAATTTACTTTGTGACCAATCTTGATGGGAAAGAAGTAGTTATCCCTATGATTAAAGACTGGATTATTGAGGTAAACAGAGAAGAAAGATTTATTAAAATGCAACTTCCTGAGGGTCTTATTGATGTTTTTTTAGTTCCTTCTAAAAAAGACGAATAA
- a CDS encoding serine hydrolase domain-containing protein, protein MKSTLLFVLILISIFSFGQNIVEPEKTENSVQKNHVNKVMFLDKVIPLENLKESDFSRTMTFQEDKDFYIRVFLNNSLINYLHQLDSSLTVDELLKKGNYQFNFIVDGKLLYTENLNSGAGTAESKKLKTSFRIPFISTKNEDSWGKYLWMRFYLTNGGIDALQAGNHILKIEIKPYLKTSTLKVGNVIAEGETNLIVPQKNVSKEQIAIQKIKPNSGWKVSDEKFNHEIIRTLNQKIAENRFRDITGIIVIKNEKLLLEEYFNGYKRDSLNDTRSVGKSFASALMGIAIKDGYIKSENQNLREFYDLKQFNNYSSKKDSVTIKSLLTMSSGFEGNDQDEESPGNEENMYPTENWVKFVLDLPMSENKIGKTWNYFTAGVVLTGDILDKSVPKGLENYAQTKLFQPLGITNYKWQFTPQQKPSLAGGLKMSALDFAKFGQLYKNNGTWNDKTVLDKTWIKKSFTNYFAGSEDFEGYGYLFWRKVYKVGNKTFESYQSNGNGGNKIIIFTEIPLVIVITAKAYNKPYAHLQADKMVQEYILPAINE, encoded by the coding sequence ATGAAATCAACCCTTTTATTCGTTCTTATTTTAATTTCCATTTTTTCTTTTGGTCAAAATATTGTTGAACCCGAAAAAACAGAAAATTCCGTTCAGAAAAATCATGTAAATAAAGTGATGTTTTTAGATAAAGTCATTCCTTTGGAAAATCTGAAAGAATCTGATTTTTCTAGAACCATGACTTTTCAGGAAGATAAAGATTTTTACATCCGAGTTTTTCTGAATAATTCTTTAATCAACTATTTGCATCAGCTCGATTCTTCTTTAACTGTTGATGAATTGCTTAAAAAAGGAAATTATCAATTTAATTTCATTGTTGACGGAAAATTATTGTATACCGAAAATCTCAATTCCGGAGCCGGAACAGCCGAAAGTAAAAAGCTGAAAACAAGTTTTAGAATTCCTTTTATCAGTACAAAGAATGAAGATTCTTGGGGTAAATATTTATGGATGCGTTTCTACTTAACAAATGGTGGAATTGATGCTTTACAGGCAGGAAATCATATCTTAAAAATTGAAATAAAGCCCTATCTGAAAACATCAACCTTAAAAGTTGGGAATGTGATTGCAGAAGGAGAAACCAACTTAATCGTTCCTCAAAAAAATGTTTCCAAAGAACAGATTGCTATCCAAAAAATAAAGCCCAACAGCGGCTGGAAAGTTTCTGATGAGAAATTTAATCATGAAATAATAAGGACTTTAAATCAAAAAATTGCAGAAAACAGATTTCGGGATATTACAGGAATTATTGTAATTAAAAATGAAAAACTTTTGTTGGAAGAATATTTTAATGGTTATAAAAGAGACAGCTTAAATGACACGCGTTCTGTCGGTAAATCTTTTGCTTCTGCTTTGATGGGAATTGCCATAAAAGACGGTTACATTAAAAGCGAAAATCAAAATCTGCGCGAATTTTACGATTTGAAACAATTCAACAATTATTCCTCTAAAAAAGACAGCGTTACGATTAAAAGTTTGCTAACTATGAGTTCCGGTTTTGAGGGCAATGATCAGGATGAAGAATCTCCCGGAAACGAAGAAAATATGTATCCGACAGAGAATTGGGTGAAATTTGTTTTGGATTTACCTATGTCTGAAAATAAAATCGGGAAAACATGGAATTATTTCACAGCCGGAGTGGTATTGACGGGTGATATTTTAGATAAGTCTGTTCCGAAAGGCTTGGAAAATTACGCTCAGACAAAGCTTTTTCAACCTTTAGGAATTACCAATTACAAATGGCAATTTACTCCTCAGCAAAAACCTTCTTTGGCAGGCGGACTGAAAATGAGTGCTTTAGATTTTGCAAAATTCGGACAACTTTACAAAAATAACGGAACATGGAACGACAAAACTGTTTTAGATAAAACCTGGATAAAAAAATCATTTACCAATTATTTTGCTGGGAGCGAAGATTTTGAAGGCTATGGATATTTGTTCTGGAGAAAAGTTTACAAAGTTGGAAATAAAACATTTGAATCTTATCAATCCAATGGAAACGGAGGAAACAAAATTATCATTTTTACAGAAATTCCTTTAGTGATAGTAATTACAGCTAAAGCCTACAACAAACCTTATGCTCATTTACAGGCAGATAAAATGGTACAGGAATATATATTGCCGGCAATTAATGAATAA
- a CDS encoding helix-turn-helix domain-containing protein, with product MKNLRNGEFFGQTNETLNFDGLTITDTEYTHSFVDWHYHQNPYFTFLLQGNMTEGNKKETYDCSAGTLLYHHWEDAHYNIKPDIFTRGFHIEITEKWFENFQLSKDNIEGSFNIKNPDLKLLTHKIFKETKLNDHSFELTINQLLLDIFSQLSNQKDNSQKKPIWVKQIDEILHENFTEKLSLTELSKTLNIHPMHLSRDFQKYFRCNLGEYVRKLKVEKSLKLLNQYESLSELALECGFSDQSHFIRCFKENIGITPLKYRKILK from the coding sequence ATGAAAAATCTTCGTAACGGTGAGTTTTTCGGGCAGACCAACGAAACCCTCAATTTTGACGGATTGACTATTACAGACACGGAATACACGCATTCTTTTGTAGACTGGCATTATCATCAAAATCCATATTTCACCTTTCTGCTACAGGGAAATATGACGGAAGGAAACAAGAAAGAAACCTACGATTGCTCAGCCGGAACGTTACTTTATCATCATTGGGAAGATGCACATTACAACATAAAACCCGATATTTTCACAAGAGGATTTCACATTGAAATTACAGAAAAATGGTTTGAAAATTTTCAGCTTTCAAAAGATAATATTGAAGGGAGTTTCAACATTAAAAATCCTGATTTAAAATTATTGACTCACAAGATTTTTAAGGAAACAAAATTGAATGATCATTCTTTCGAATTGACGATCAATCAACTATTATTAGATATTTTCAGTCAGTTATCCAATCAAAAAGACAACTCACAAAAGAAACCGATTTGGGTGAAACAAATTGATGAAATTCTACATGAAAATTTTACGGAAAAATTGAGTTTAACTGAACTTTCAAAAACATTGAATATTCATCCGATGCATTTGAGCAGAGATTTTCAGAAATATTTCCGATGTAATTTAGGTGAATATGTGAGAAAACTAAAGGTTGAAAAATCCCTGAAACTTTTAAATCAATATGAATCGTTATCTGAACTTGCTTTGGAATGTGGGTTTTCAGACCAAAGTCATTTTATCCGTTGTTTTAAAGAAAATATTGGGATTACACCTCTGAAATACAGGAAAATTCTAAAATAA
- a CDS encoding helix-turn-helix domain-containing protein → MHQERLLREIRKKIGDKSLNDEIANILNISYDAAHRRTSLKAKFSFEEALELAKYYQISLDEFLTSDHQILVQKTSAVTQTEDLQSFFQNNLSVFENLPLSDGMTIYYSAKDIPFFYTLSDTLLSRFKIYVWMNLLNAKQVFVPFLKFSPPYFEADTQELRKRYEAQNVVELWNDMTVSSIIQQIKFYFDTGLLQKNEAEIILKELRELIEYIEQKTESNPKFHLYENELMHLSNDIFFHHPKHSLFALPSNMFGYILINDAKTCTETLNYFEHQIKNSKSMNTSGNRDRKIFFNKMYQQIENLTQKL, encoded by the coding sequence ATGCATCAGGAACGTTTATTGAGGGAAATCCGGAAGAAAATCGGTGACAAATCTTTGAATGATGAGATCGCCAATATTCTTAATATAAGCTACGATGCAGCACACAGAAGAACTTCCCTGAAAGCAAAATTCAGTTTTGAGGAAGCATTGGAACTCGCAAAATATTATCAAATCTCTTTAGATGAATTTTTGACTTCCGATCATCAGATTTTAGTTCAGAAAACTTCAGCAGTAACACAAACGGAAGATTTACAGTCTTTTTTTCAGAATAATCTCAGTGTTTTTGAAAATCTACCACTTTCTGATGGGATGACTATTTATTACTCGGCGAAAGATATTCCGTTTTTTTACACGCTCTCAGATACATTGCTTTCCCGTTTCAAAATTTATGTCTGGATGAATCTGTTGAATGCGAAACAGGTTTTTGTTCCTTTTCTTAAGTTTTCCCCACCTTATTTTGAAGCAGACACACAAGAATTAAGAAAAAGATATGAAGCACAAAATGTTGTGGAATTGTGGAATGATATGACCGTTTCCAGTATTATACAACAGATTAAATTTTATTTTGATACAGGGCTTTTGCAAAAAAATGAAGCTGAAATTATCCTGAAAGAATTAAGAGAACTGATAGAATATATTGAACAAAAAACAGAAAGTAACCCGAAATTCCATTTGTATGAAAATGAATTGATGCATCTTTCTAATGACATCTTTTTTCACCATCCAAAACACTCGCTTTTTGCTTTGCCAAGCAATATGTTTGGATATATCTTGATTAATGATGCAAAAACCTGCACTGAAACACTCAACTATTTTGAACATCAGATAAAAAATTCAAAATCGATGAACACATCCGGAAACCGAGACAGAAAAATATTTTTCAATAAAATGTACCAACAAATTGAAAATTTAACCCAAAAACTTTAG
- a CDS encoding CDP-alcohol phosphatidyltransferase family protein yields MKTIPYILIAVRFILAPIIISLAYFKGEECRFLILTLMYFGLLTDIFDGIIARKVGVSSEKLRRLDSQTDLIFWLSLGFASYFLNPELIKNEWKGILLIFVMEALCYIVSLLKFGKETCTHAFLSKMWGLSLLIAFTYLIGFQQAGWAFYLTVVLGFVSHIDVILIILLLPKWQYDVSSSYHAWKIRNGKQRKKSIFFN; encoded by the coding sequence ATGAAAACAATTCCATATATCTTAATAGCTGTAAGATTTATTCTTGCTCCAATTATTATTTCCTTAGCTTATTTCAAGGGCGAAGAATGCCGATTTTTAATCTTAACATTAATGTATTTCGGATTATTGACAGATATTTTCGACGGAATTATTGCCCGGAAAGTAGGAGTTTCCTCAGAAAAATTAAGACGGTTGGACAGTCAGACAGATTTGATTTTTTGGCTTTCGTTAGGTTTTGCCTCTTACTTTTTAAATCCCGAACTCATCAAAAATGAATGGAAAGGAATTCTTTTAATTTTTGTAATGGAAGCACTTTGCTATATTGTAAGTCTCTTGAAATTTGGCAAAGAAACCTGTACTCATGCTTTTTTGTCAAAGATGTGGGGATTGAGTTTGCTGATTGCCTTTACTTATTTAATAGGCTTTCAACAGGCGGGTTGGGCATTTTATCTGACGGTAGTATTAGGATTCGTTTCTCATATTGATGTTATTCTGATTATTTTGCTGCTTCCAAAATGGCAGTATGATGTTTCAAGTTCTTATCACGCATGGAAAATACGAAACGGAAAACAACGGAAAAAATCAATTTTTTTTAATTAA